In the genome of Pseudomonas protegens, one region contains:
- a CDS encoding Imm15 family immunity protein, with protein sequence MKLTDLYNKVISKESYNDMRVFFEDYESFEEIPLVSRYSRLKHLMNEMSRNGVSDFLTGLALFVLNTLRLLEISRDKDIFLP encoded by the coding sequence ATGAAGCTGACAGACCTCTATAACAAGGTAATCAGTAAAGAATCGTATAATGATATGCGCGTATTCTTTGAGGATTATGAAAGCTTTGAAGAGATTCCGCTTGTATCAAGATATAGCCGCTTAAAGCACTTGATGAATGAGATGAGCCGCAACGGAGTTTCTGATTTCCTGACTGGGCTCGCCTTGTTTGTTTTAAATACTTTAAGGCTCTTGGAGATTTCAAGAGATAAGGATATTTTTTTGCCGTAA
- a CDS encoding AAA family ATPase has translation MDIRQLQQLVPEPGRDMDVAACLAAIPALARLAETPQDPTYHAEGDVWIHTRLVVEALLAQSAYQQASAEQRFVLFFAALLHDIAKPDTTVIDPDTGRIGQPGHSRRGAVDARLLLWRAGVPFELREQICRIIAVHQVPFFALQGDRSGRSAEFLLHKLSWELPLWMLCAVAEADMQGRHYAGKADVLDAIELWRELAQEEGCLHGPRAFADDYTRIQYLRGARVHPDYPLHAPQGSSVVMLSGLPASGKDTWAAQHHPELPVVSFDDARQALGLRHGQNEGAAAHYAIDRAKALLREHRPFVWNSTHLSAQMRSRTLDLLYGYGAEVEILYLERPEDEIMRRNQKRDTSLRNDDIRRMLFKWEVPLPTEAHRVVYQAVEG, from the coding sequence ATGGACATTCGACAACTGCAACAACTGGTCCCCGAGCCGGGGCGCGATATGGACGTCGCCGCCTGCCTGGCGGCTATTCCGGCCCTGGCGCGCCTGGCCGAGACACCGCAAGACCCGACCTACCACGCCGAAGGCGATGTGTGGATTCATACCCGCCTGGTGGTCGAAGCCTTGCTGGCGCAATCCGCCTACCAGCAGGCCAGCGCCGAGCAGCGCTTTGTGCTGTTCTTCGCCGCCCTGTTGCACGATATCGCCAAGCCCGACACCACGGTGATCGACCCGGATACCGGGCGGATCGGCCAGCCCGGTCACTCGCGCCGGGGCGCAGTGGACGCGCGGCTGCTGTTGTGGCGCGCCGGCGTGCCTTTCGAGCTGCGCGAGCAGATTTGCCGCATCATCGCCGTGCACCAGGTGCCGTTCTTCGCTCTGCAGGGTGATCGCAGCGGCCGCAGCGCCGAGTTCCTGTTGCACAAACTGTCCTGGGAACTGCCGCTGTGGATGCTCTGTGCCGTGGCCGAGGCCGATATGCAGGGGCGCCACTACGCCGGCAAGGCCGATGTGCTGGATGCCATCGAGCTGTGGCGCGAACTGGCGCAGGAGGAGGGCTGCCTGCACGGACCACGGGCCTTTGCTGACGACTACACACGCATTCAGTACCTGCGAGGCGCCCGGGTACACCCCGACTACCCGCTGCACGCGCCGCAGGGTTCCTCAGTGGTGATGCTCTCGGGCCTGCCGGCCAGCGGCAAGGACACCTGGGCCGCACAGCATCACCCGGAGCTGCCGGTGGTGTCGTTCGACGACGCCCGCCAAGCCCTGGGCCTGCGCCACGGACAGAACGAAGGCGCCGCTGCGCACTACGCCATCGACCGGGCCAAGGCCTTGCTGCGCGAGCACAGACCCTTTGTCTGGAACTCCACGCACCTGTCGGCGCAGATGCGCAGCCGCACCCTGGACTTGCTCTATGGTTACGGCGCCGAGGTGGAAATTCTTTACCTGGAGCGGCCCGAGGACGAGATCATGCGGCGCAACCAGAAGCGCGACACCTCGCTGCGCAACGATGATATCCGCCGCATGCTGTTCAAGTGGGAAGTGCCGCTGCCGACCGAGGCGCATCGGGTGGTTTATCAGGCGGTGGAGGGGTGA
- a CDS encoding RNA ligase family protein — translation MHMDIRATAHNLELLKYPRTPHLQGSRLQDGDTDTGQVRYAALAGQWLVVEEKLDGANAGISFSAGGELRLQSRGHYLTGGGRERQFNLFKQWAVAHEHWLLERLEDRFVLYGEWLHKKHSVFYDRLPHYFCEFDVWDRATGLFLSTAARRRLLEGGPVLSVPVLYEGPAPRRHAELLALVGDSLAKTARWREVFEQVVRREGLDLARAWRQCDRSSRMEGLYLKLEDEQQTLGRLKWVRQDFVQAILDADQHHANQPFIPNQLADGVDLYAPRLSMDWQGPRHGY, via the coding sequence ATGCACATGGATATTCGTGCCACTGCGCACAACCTGGAACTGCTCAAATACCCCCGCACGCCCCATCTGCAAGGCTCGCGCCTGCAAGATGGCGACACTGACACTGGCCAGGTGCGCTATGCCGCCCTGGCCGGGCAGTGGCTGGTGGTGGAAGAAAAACTCGATGGTGCCAACGCCGGCATCAGCTTCAGCGCAGGCGGCGAGTTGCGCCTGCAATCTCGCGGTCACTACCTCACTGGCGGTGGGCGCGAGCGCCAGTTCAATCTGTTCAAGCAATGGGCCGTGGCTCACGAACACTGGTTGCTGGAGCGCCTGGAAGATCGCTTCGTGCTGTATGGCGAATGGCTGCACAAGAAACACTCGGTGTTCTACGACCGCTTGCCACATTACTTCTGCGAGTTCGATGTGTGGGACCGCGCCACCGGGCTGTTCCTCTCCACCGCTGCGCGCCGGCGCCTGCTAGAAGGTGGGCCGGTGCTGTCGGTGCCGGTGCTGTACGAAGGCCCGGCGCCGCGCCGGCATGCCGAGCTGCTGGCGCTGGTGGGCGATTCGCTGGCCAAGACCGCGCGCTGGCGCGAGGTGTTCGAGCAAGTGGTGCGCCGCGAAGGCCTCGACCTGGCCCGTGCCTGGCGCCAGTGCGACCGCTCCAGTCGCATGGAAGGCCTGTACCTGAAGCTCGAGGACGAGCAGCAGACCCTCGGCCGACTCAAGTGGGTACGCCAGGACTTCGTCCAGGCCATCCTCGATGCCGACCAGCACCATGCCAACCAACCCTTCATCCCCAATCAGCTGGCCGACGGCGTCGACCTCTATGCCCCGCGCCTGTCCATGGACTGGCAGGGCCCACGCCACGGCTACTGA
- a CDS encoding SulP family inorganic anion transporter: MSLSRCLSGLSNLLHYRREWFRADLRAGLSVAAIQIPIAIAYAQIVGLPPQYGLYACVLPMIVYALVGSSRQLMVGPDAATCAMLGGAVAPLAMGDLQRTVELSMIVTVLVGLMLIAAGIARAGFIASFFSRPILIGYLNGIGLSLIAGQMGKVVGFKIEGDGFILGLADFLQRLGEIHGLTLAVGLASLGLLIWLPRRYPRLPAALLTVALFTLLAGLLGFDRLGVAILGHVPAGIPELSWPKTSLEESKSLLRDALGIATVSFCSAMLTARSFAARHGYAINANHEFIALGLSNLAAGASQGFAISGADSRTAVNDMAGGKSQLVGIIAALAIALILLFFTAPMAWIPQPALGAVLLMAGWGLLDVKSLKQIYRLSRFEFWLCLLTTVSVLGLGVLPGIIFAVTLAILRLLYSIYQPTDAVLGWMPGIEGQVDIRQYPQAHTVPGLVVYRFDDAILFFNADYFKMRLLDTVQRESQPEVVLFNAEAVTDIDVSGIAVLREIRETLAAQGIYFAIARARGTFLTMLERSGMTREMDGQLLFSSVRSGIRAYRIWRNSMRGKP, translated from the coding sequence ATGTCGTTATCCCGCTGTCTATCTGGCCTGTCCAACTTGCTGCACTACCGCCGTGAATGGTTTCGCGCCGACCTGCGGGCCGGGTTGTCCGTGGCGGCTATCCAGATCCCGATTGCCATCGCCTATGCGCAGATTGTCGGCCTGCCGCCGCAGTACGGGCTCTACGCCTGTGTGCTGCCGATGATCGTCTATGCCTTGGTCGGCAGCTCGCGGCAGTTGATGGTAGGCCCCGATGCCGCCACTTGCGCCATGCTCGGCGGGGCCGTGGCGCCTTTGGCCATGGGCGACCTGCAGCGTACCGTCGAGTTGTCGATGATCGTCACCGTGCTGGTGGGCCTGATGCTGATCGCCGCCGGGATCGCCCGGGCGGGTTTTATCGCCAGCTTCTTCTCGCGGCCGATCCTCATCGGCTACCTCAACGGCATCGGTCTGAGCCTGATCGCCGGGCAAATGGGCAAGGTGGTGGGTTTCAAGATCGAAGGCGACGGCTTCATTCTGGGGCTGGCGGACTTTCTCCAGCGGCTGGGGGAGATCCATGGCCTGACCCTGGCCGTTGGCCTGGCCAGCCTGGGCCTGTTGATCTGGCTGCCGCGACGCTACCCGCGGCTGCCGGCAGCGCTGCTGACGGTGGCGCTGTTCACCTTGCTGGCCGGGCTATTGGGCTTCGACCGCCTCGGGGTGGCGATCCTCGGTCATGTGCCGGCCGGGATTCCCGAGTTGTCCTGGCCCAAGACCAGCCTGGAGGAAAGCAAGAGCCTGCTGCGCGACGCGCTGGGCATCGCCACCGTGAGTTTCTGCAGCGCCATGCTCACGGCCCGCAGCTTCGCCGCGCGCCATGGCTACGCGATCAACGCCAACCATGAATTCATCGCCCTGGGCCTGAGCAACCTGGCGGCCGGTGCCTCCCAGGGCTTTGCCATCAGCGGCGCGGATTCGCGTACCGCGGTCAACGACATGGCCGGAGGCAAGAGCCAGTTGGTGGGCATCATCGCGGCCCTGGCGATTGCGCTGATTCTGCTGTTTTTCACCGCGCCCATGGCGTGGATTCCGCAGCCGGCCCTGGGCGCGGTGCTGTTGATGGCGGGCTGGGGCTTGCTCGACGTCAAGTCCCTGAAGCAGATCTACCGTCTCAGCCGCTTCGAGTTCTGGCTGTGCCTGCTGACCACCGTCAGCGTGCTGGGCCTGGGGGTGCTGCCGGGCATCATCTTCGCCGTGACCCTGGCCATCCTGCGCCTGCTGTACAGCATCTACCAACCCACCGACGCGGTGCTGGGCTGGATGCCGGGCATCGAAGGCCAGGTGGACATCCGCCAGTACCCGCAAGCGCACACCGTGCCCGGCCTGGTGGTGTATCGCTTCGACGACGCGATCCTGTTCTTCAACGCCGACTACTTCAAGATGCGCCTGCTGGACACCGTGCAGCGCGAGAGCCAGCCCGAGGTGGTGCTGTTCAATGCCGAGGCGGTGACCGATATCGATGTCAGCGGCATCGCGGTGCTGCGGGAAATCCGCGAAACCCTGGCCGCCCAGGGCATCTACTTCGCGATCGCCCGTGCCCGCGGTACTTTCCTGACGATGCTGGAACGCTCGGGGATGACCCGGGAAATGGACGGCCAGTTGCTGTTCAGTTCGGTGCGTTCGGGGATCAGGGCCTACCGCATATGGCGCAACAGCATGCGCGGCAAGCCATGA
- a CDS encoding substrate-binding periplasmic protein produces the protein MTHVSQSLRQWGALILTPLLALMAWVPSVSGAEPLGFDLYIAEAPPLSMLDQTGLHGIVGDATSEAAIRAGYTLHFIEVPWARAQQSVRKGVDKLIIPLSRTPEREADYTWIAPIMTMDRAFFSLHTRVETLQQARDTFARIAVGRGSAQEQKLRAEGFADKQIYPFEIGENPAQLLLMGRVDAWFNGIPETQSIWRKVSTQPLQVSPVFMSTDLYLACSRNCNATLVRKLRAAVEELRKDGTLERMRKSYLDAP, from the coding sequence ATGACTCATGTGAGTCAATCGTTGCGCCAGTGGGGGGCGCTGATCCTGACGCCGCTGCTCGCGCTGATGGCCTGGGTGCCCTCGGTGTCTGGCGCAGAACCCCTTGGCTTCGACCTGTACATCGCCGAGGCGCCGCCTTTATCGATGCTGGACCAGACCGGTCTGCATGGCATCGTCGGTGATGCGACGTCGGAAGCGGCGATCCGGGCCGGTTATACGCTGCATTTTATCGAAGTGCCCTGGGCACGAGCCCAGCAAAGCGTGCGCAAAGGCGTCGACAAGCTGATCATTCCGCTGTCGCGCACGCCGGAAAGAGAAGCCGATTACACCTGGATCGCGCCCATCATGACCATGGACAGAGCCTTCTTCAGCCTGCACACGCGCGTCGAAACCCTGCAGCAGGCACGGGACACCTTTGCTCGGATCGCCGTTGGCCGGGGCAGTGCCCAAGAGCAGAAGCTTCGGGCTGAAGGCTTTGCCGACAAGCAGATCTATCCGTTTGAAATTGGCGAGAACCCGGCGCAACTGCTGCTGATGGGACGGGTCGACGCCTGGTTCAACGGCATTCCCGAAACCCAGAGCATCTGGCGCAAGGTGTCGACTCAGCCGTTGCAGGTCAGTCCGGTCTTCATGAGCACCGATCTGTACCTGGCCTGCTCCAGAAACTGCAATGCGACACTGGTGCGCAAGCTGCGCGCGGCGGTCGAGGAGCTGCGCAAGGACGGCACGCTGGAGAGAATGCGAAAATCCTACCTCGACGCTCCCTGA
- the pelG gene encoding exopolysaccharide Pel transporter PelG has translation MAGIGFELRKILSRDSYTATLHAYVYAGLISSGPWVLSILSVMLVGVISLGLVVPEVLIRQFLITVTYLMATSLILTGGLQLFFTRFVSDRLFERKYEHILPNLVGVLLLVTLGSGVLGILLLVTLFDQPLIYRLMTLANFVVLCNLWLVIIFLSGMKAYNRILLVMLAGYALMVGSAFFLRHMGMEGLLLALLLGHSSLLFLFLYDILREYRAEKLVAFDFLDRRQVFVSLLLTGLCYNLGIWIDKFIFWFNPDTSSQVIGPLRASILYDLPIFLAYLAIIPGMAVFLVRIETDFAEWYDRLFRAVRDGETLQHIGSLKAEMTFSIRQGLLEICKVQGLTVVLLFLFGPRLLEWLGMSSYYLPLFYIDLIGVSIQVVFMAILNVFFYLDKRAIVLELCLFFVALNAGLTLLSLHLGPSYFGYGFTLSLLICVLLGLARLSTALDDLEYETFMLSR, from the coding sequence ATGGCCGGCATCGGTTTCGAACTGCGCAAGATTCTGTCCCGCGACTCCTACACCGCGACCCTGCATGCCTATGTCTACGCCGGCCTGATCAGTTCCGGGCCCTGGGTGCTGTCGATTCTCAGCGTGATGCTGGTGGGGGTCATCAGCCTCGGGCTGGTGGTGCCGGAGGTGCTGATCCGGCAGTTTCTGATCACCGTGACCTACCTGATGGCCACCTCGCTGATCCTCACCGGCGGCTTGCAGCTGTTTTTCACCCGTTTCGTCTCCGACCGCCTGTTCGAGCGCAAGTACGAGCACATCCTGCCGAACCTGGTGGGGGTGCTGTTGCTGGTGACCCTGGGCTCGGGCGTGCTGGGCATCCTGCTGCTGGTGACCCTGTTCGACCAGCCGCTGATCTACCGCCTGATGACCCTGGCCAACTTCGTGGTGCTGTGCAACCTGTGGCTGGTGATCATCTTCCTCTCGGGGATGAAGGCCTATAACCGCATCCTGCTGGTGATGCTGGCGGGCTACGCACTGATGGTCGGCAGCGCGTTCTTCCTGCGGCACATGGGCATGGAAGGGCTGCTGCTGGCGCTGTTGCTGGGGCACAGCTCGCTGCTGTTCCTGTTCCTGTACGACATCCTGCGCGAGTACCGCGCGGAAAAGCTGGTGGCCTTTGATTTTCTCGACCGCCGCCAGGTGTTTGTCAGCCTGCTGCTGACCGGGCTTTGCTACAACCTGGGGATCTGGATCGACAAGTTCATCTTCTGGTTCAACCCGGACACCTCCAGCCAGGTGATCGGACCGCTGCGCGCTTCGATCCTGTATGACCTGCCGATCTTCCTCGCCTACCTGGCGATCATTCCCGGCATGGCGGTGTTCCTGGTGCGGATCGAAACCGACTTCGCCGAGTGGTACGACCGGCTGTTTCGCGCGGTGCGCGACGGCGAAACCCTGCAGCACATCGGTTCGCTGAAAGCCGAGATGACCTTCTCGATCCGCCAGGGCCTGCTGGAAATCTGCAAGGTCCAGGGGCTGACGGTGGTCCTGCTGTTTCTCTTCGGGCCGCGCCTGCTGGAATGGCTGGGGATGTCCAGCTACTACCTGCCGCTGTTCTACATCGACCTGATCGGGGTGAGCATCCAGGTGGTGTTCATGGCCATCCTCAACGTGTTTTTCTACCTCGACAAACGGGCGATCGTGCTGGAGCTGTGCCTGTTCTTCGTCGCCCTCAACGCCGGGTTGACCCTGCTCAGCCTGCACCTGGGGCCGAGCTACTTCGGCTATGGCTTTACCCTGTCGCTGCTGATCTGCGTGCTGCTGGGGCTGGCGCGGTTGTCGACGGCGCTGGATGACCTGGAGTACGAGACGTTCATGCTCTCGCGTTGA
- the pelF gene encoding GT4 family glycosyltransferase PelF: MKNAVDPTPIADVCLLLEGTWPYVRGGVSSWIHQMILGLPQLTFSVLFIGGQREAYGQRRYEIPANVVHIEEVYLEEAWRNPKHKRVAHTASLEELSNLYRYLHNPEKPPAELGIGVLDSLAQARITLDDVLYSRPSWEALTEGYEQHCADPSFVNYFWTLRTMQSPLLMLAAAARRMPRARVLHSISTGYAGLVGCILKQLWGCRFLLSEHGIYTKERKIDLAQASWIAESSNQALNDSMDSGSGYIRMLWVRFFERIGHLVYESADQIIALYDGNRQRQIKDGAPPERTQVIPNGINLQLWTQAYESRAAGIAPVVGLIGRVVPIKDVKTFLRAMRGVVSVMPQVEGWIVGPEEEDPEYVAECRSLVASLGLEQKVLFLGFQKIQDILPQLGLMVLTSISEAQPLVILEAWAAGTPVVSSDVGSCRELIEGGEAADRDLGLAGEVVAIADPQATSQAIIDLLRSPQRWQAAQAAGLARVHRYYSETLMIERYRTLYDTAMGAPRKEAV, translated from the coding sequence ATGAAAAACGCCGTCGACCCAACCCCCATTGCCGATGTCTGCCTGCTGCTCGAAGGCACCTGGCCCTATGTGCGCGGCGGTGTCTCCAGCTGGATCCACCAGATGATCCTCGGCCTGCCGCAGCTGACCTTTTCCGTGCTGTTCATTGGCGGCCAGCGCGAAGCCTACGGCCAGCGCCGCTATGAGATCCCGGCCAACGTGGTGCACATCGAAGAAGTGTATCTGGAGGAGGCCTGGCGCAATCCCAAGCACAAGCGGGTCGCCCACACGGCGTCCCTGGAGGAATTGAGCAACCTGTACCGTTACCTGCACAACCCGGAGAAACCGCCCGCCGAGCTGGGCATTGGCGTGCTCGATTCCCTGGCCCAGGCGCGGATCACCCTGGACGACGTGCTCTACAGTCGCCCCAGCTGGGAGGCGCTGACCGAAGGCTACGAGCAGCATTGCGCCGATCCGTCCTTCGTCAACTATTTCTGGACCCTGCGCACCATGCAGTCGCCGCTGCTGATGCTGGCCGCCGCAGCCCGGCGCATGCCGCGGGCCCGGGTCCTGCATTCGATTTCCACCGGTTACGCCGGGCTGGTGGGCTGCATTCTCAAGCAGCTGTGGGGCTGCCGGTTCCTGCTCAGCGAGCACGGGATCTACACCAAGGAACGCAAGATCGACCTGGCCCAGGCCAGCTGGATCGCGGAAAGCAGCAACCAGGCGCTCAACGACAGCATGGACAGTGGTTCCGGCTACATCCGCATGCTCTGGGTGCGCTTTTTCGAACGCATCGGTCATCTGGTCTACGAGAGCGCCGACCAGATCATTGCCCTGTACGACGGCAACCGCCAGCGGCAGATCAAGGACGGCGCGCCGCCGGAGCGCACCCAGGTGATTCCCAACGGCATCAACCTGCAACTCTGGACCCAGGCCTATGAGTCCCGTGCCGCCGGCATCGCGCCGGTGGTCGGGCTGATCGGCCGGGTGGTGCCGATCAAGGACGTGAAGACCTTCCTGCGGGCCATGCGCGGCGTGGTCAGTGTGATGCCCCAGGTGGAAGGCTGGATTGTCGGCCCGGAAGAGGAAGACCCCGAGTACGTCGCCGAGTGTCGCAGCCTGGTGGCCAGTCTCGGCCTGGAGCAGAAGGTGCTGTTCCTCGGCTTCCAGAAGATCCAGGACATCCTGCCGCAGCTGGGCCTGATGGTGCTGACCTCCATCAGCGAGGCCCAGCCTTTGGTGATTCTCGAAGCCTGGGCCGCCGGCACGCCGGTGGTCAGCAGCGACGTCGGCTCCTGCCGGGAACTGATCGAGGGCGGCGAAGCGGCCGACCGCGATCTGGGGCTGGCCGGGGAGGTGGTGGCGATCGCCGATCCCCAGGCCACGTCCCAGGCGATCATCGATCTGCTGCGCAGCCCGCAACGCTGGCAAGCCGCCCAGGCCGCCGGCCTGGCGCGGGTACACCGCTACTACAGCGAAACCCTGATGATCGAGCGCTATCGCACGCTGTATGACACCGCCATGGGCGCCCCACGCAAGGAGGCTGTGTAA
- a CDS encoding tetratricopeptide repeat protein — protein MISKWLFSGALFFEVGSWASLTAQLPDLQVALLYAMSHAIACGLLTAAVWLLLPARYRRPLPWSPLFIFSLAFFVPLLGSVGVIAAIFPALYLPRKREVQMWQAVGIPDLPFRAQTQLHSPTFGDSGLQDVLRHAPDPDQRLAALLATRRMPGKEAVPILKLALGDPSDDVRLLAYSMLDKQETDINQRIQASLEQLPGAAPKKAGALHATLARWYWELAYLGLAQGSVQQHVLGQAGEHAEQALEAGEGGELLLLAGRIALERGDIGKARLHMHQAQEAGMDPAKVLPFRAEIAFETGNYSEIPALLKSLPPQMQQRPPFAGLVRTWT, from the coding sequence ATGATCAGCAAGTGGCTGTTTAGCGGAGCGCTGTTTTTCGAGGTCGGGAGCTGGGCCAGCCTGACGGCGCAGTTGCCCGACCTGCAGGTCGCGCTGCTGTATGCAATGAGTCATGCCATCGCCTGCGGCCTGCTGACGGCGGCGGTCTGGCTGCTGTTGCCGGCGCGTTATCGGCGGCCGTTGCCGTGGAGCCCGCTGTTCATCTTCAGCCTGGCGTTCTTCGTTCCGCTGCTGGGCTCGGTGGGGGTGATCGCGGCGATCTTTCCGGCCTTGTACCTGCCGCGCAAGCGCGAGGTGCAGATGTGGCAGGCGGTGGGCATTCCCGACCTGCCGTTTCGCGCCCAGACCCAACTGCATTCGCCGACCTTCGGCGACAGTGGCTTGCAGGATGTGCTGCGCCACGCCCCGGACCCCGACCAGCGCCTGGCGGCGTTGCTCGCCACCCGCAGGATGCCGGGCAAGGAAGCGGTGCCGATTCTCAAGCTGGCCCTGGGCGACCCCAGCGACGATGTGCGCCTGCTGGCGTATTCGATGCTCGACAAACAGGAAACCGACATCAACCAGCGGATTCAGGCGTCGCTGGAACAGTTGCCCGGCGCCGCGCCGAAGAAGGCCGGCGCCTTGCACGCGACCCTGGCGCGCTGGTACTGGGAGCTGGCTTACCTGGGCCTGGCCCAGGGCAGCGTGCAGCAGCACGTGCTAGGGCAAGCCGGTGAGCATGCCGAGCAGGCGCTGGAGGCGGGAGAGGGCGGCGAGTTGCTGTTGCTGGCCGGGCGTATCGCCCTTGAGCGGGGCGACATCGGCAAGGCGCGACTGCATATGCACCAGGCCCAGGAAGCGGGCATGGACCCGGCCAAGGTCTTGCCGTTTCGGGCCGAGATCGCCTTTGAAACCGGCAACTATTCAGAGATTCCCGCGCTGCTCAAAAGCTTGCCGCCGCAGATGCAACAACGTCCGCCCTTTGCCGGGCTGGTAAGGACCTGGACATGA
- a CDS encoding PelD GGDEF domain-containing protein: protein MNSPHMDYALAPRASGPASWLETFLVTALVIGVGLWLAPQDPLQVQGEFPWSVLAPLLLGVRYGFVRGLISASLLVAAFFVLRQNGLPGYAQIAPSYIVGVLVCGMLVGEVRDLWERRLLRLQMANEYRQYRLDDFTRAHQILRVSHDRLEQRLAGSDQSLRSSLLGLRERLRAAPNGDDALTLLAEPVLTLLGQYGSLRVAGLYRVQQTANAAPQLSLLASIGTMPTLDDKDLLVRLCLERAELVSVREELLDSGGQAAVSSLQACIPLVDTQGQVLAVLAVRQMPFFAFQERTLSLLALLAGHIADLLQADSQVLQLQDADSQQFTRQLKRSLVDVERHGLSGCLYAFELTQPNDELTRLFERSQRGLDLHLSLVNNRGHGLLLVLLPLTSSEGAQGYLTRLGKLVHEHFGMSVELASLGVKVLPYDLESARQRDGLRNFLYNECGLNDQQVAV from the coding sequence ATGAACTCTCCACACATGGACTACGCGCTGGCGCCCCGAGCCAGCGGGCCGGCGTCATGGCTGGAAACCTTCCTGGTGACCGCCCTGGTGATCGGCGTCGGCCTGTGGCTGGCGCCCCAGGATCCGCTGCAGGTGCAGGGCGAGTTTCCCTGGTCGGTGCTGGCGCCGCTGTTGCTGGGGGTGCGCTACGGGTTTGTCCGCGGCCTGATCAGCGCCAGCCTGCTGGTGGCGGCGTTTTTCGTCCTGCGGCAGAACGGGCTGCCGGGCTACGCGCAGATCGCGCCGTCCTACATCGTTGGCGTGCTGGTCTGCGGCATGCTGGTGGGCGAGGTGCGCGACCTGTGGGAGCGGCGCCTGCTGCGCTTGCAGATGGCCAACGAGTATCGCCAGTACCGGCTCGACGACTTCACCCGGGCCCATCAGATTCTGCGGGTGTCCCACGATCGCCTGGAGCAGCGCCTGGCCGGCAGCGACCAGAGCCTGCGCAGCTCGTTACTGGGCCTGCGTGAGCGGCTGCGGGCGGCGCCCAATGGCGACGATGCCCTGACCCTGCTGGCCGAGCCGGTGCTGACCCTGCTGGGCCAGTACGGTTCGCTGCGGGTGGCCGGGCTGTACCGGGTGCAACAGACCGCCAACGCGGCGCCCCAGCTGAGCCTGCTGGCCTCCATCGGCACCATGCCCACCCTGGACGACAAGGACCTGCTGGTGCGCCTGTGCCTGGAGCGCGCGGAACTGGTGAGTGTGCGCGAAGAGCTGCTCGACAGCGGCGGACAAGCCGCGGTGTCGTCGTTGCAGGCCTGCATCCCGCTGGTGGACACCCAGGGGCAGGTGCTGGCGGTGCTGGCGGTGCGGCAGATGCCGTTCTTTGCCTTCCAGGAGCGCACCCTCAGCCTGCTGGCCCTGCTGGCCGGGCACATCGCCGACTTGCTGCAGGCCGATTCCCAGGTGCTGCAACTGCAGGACGCCGACAGTCAGCAGTTCACCCGCCAGCTCAAGCGTTCGTTGGTGGATGTCGAGCGCCACGGCCTGTCCGGCTGCCTCTATGCCTTCGAACTGACCCAGCCCAACGATGAACTGACGCGGCTGTTCGAACGCAGCCAGCGCGGGCTGGACTTGCACCTGAGCCTGGTCAACAACCGCGGGCACGGGCTGCTGCTGGTGCTCCTGCCGCTGACCAGCAGCGAGGGCGCCCAAGGCTATCTGACGCGCCTGGGCAAGCTGGTGCACGAGCACTTCGGCATGAGCGTGGAACTGGCGAGCCTGGGGGTCAAGGTGCTGCCTTATGACCTGGAGTCGGCCCGGCAACGGGATGGACTGCGTAACTTTCTGTACAACGAGTGTGGCCTGAATGATCAGCAAGTGGCTGTTTAG